From Anopheles darlingi chromosome 2, idAnoDarlMG_H_01, whole genome shotgun sequence, the proteins below share one genomic window:
- the LOC125959118 gene encoding uncharacterized protein LOC125959118 isoform X3 codes for MNSRIKEDVSRLFEFWCEIAPGKPDDPTAPGYIVESFPESFKDAKVIADIPAFAYPCAFESRTIQVHSFVLTNIDSKWRFGFCRHDPKSPTAMVIVTYLPWHDTFMRFLNVLADIKKNRPDEFGAFLAESYGKGVPEPGACLKLSYDRPVQTFSFQRPQQFQLPSIPENHNLNQYYNFVEPKFMIGIFAAMLAERRIIFVSRRLDILSSCVQAANAFLYPMVWQHIFIPVLPMQMVDILGAPMPFLIGVPEAVYETLRREEIGDVVILNCDKRTLETPFDDVKSMPPELVASLKKQLSNPADHRGDRVSKIFLGILVQLIGGYRDAVKFNDKITFDPDTFIESRPSHLRAFLSNMLQLQIFQQFIEERLDMLNTGQGFSDEFEVEYFRYAEKSGRKVKQYKDLLKNFKDKTNPAVRSAVKSVKEGGKGVKTAYKGLRSKFRETTPPKTKLDSHSSMHLHHGYDVGGHHQSAPNSPVFNKRPQTIALADDVYHTHHPHQTLTPSSTSLYNSPHIMLGSQHHQLGRSVAQSNGGAAGSSSMSSGYHTVTGGAGGGSSSSSHMNNNLSYGNGGSNTSTTINNNTSTTLASSSASDIRSPTLSPTSSNSSSEMNLWQEMQHHLTLFKSPAVNRNLKPSLSGDGSSPGSRPSSRAGAPAVSPPGSTNHTHSALPRIQESSHQAPSQPLLSLDLEQRGGVGGSSRHQNVRNNNGSSSAYYHENNDDDDDDDDDGQANFDLSPDAPCPPIPPRRFQSAADALAAIQISPPPMSPPSTSSSCSSPYRTYNNFIPPLPRPKSSSTSASYGATTTPTVVSSSRVDQTPSLPSPPPPPPLKATEERRELPSLLDADEDQLITITTTTNGDSQLGAGSLTNAVAAAANTTTTSMSMTFVQSQDKPGTGVGGLLGANSNHHILPPLVQGPTVPSAKPPLLHAYTLPHPPKVQAPQPPQRPPLAPKPTFRKETRVKIERKLSMQSVANQDV; via the exons CCGTACTATTCAGGTCCACTCGTTCGTGTTGACTAACATCGATTCGAAATGGCGGTTTGGATTCTGCCGTCACGATCCAAAATCACCGACGGCGATGGTGATCGTTACGTACCTGCCGTGGCACGATACTTTCATGCGATTCCTCAACGTGCTGGCCGACATCAAGAAGAACCGACCGGACGAGTTTGGCGCTTTCCTGGCTGAATCGTACGGCAAGGGCGTGCCGGAACCGGGCGCCTGTCTTAAGCTTTCCTACGATCGTCCGGTTCAAACGTTTAGCTTCCAGAGACCGCAACAGTTCCAGCTTCCCAGTATTCCGGAAAAC CATAACCTCAACCAATACTACAACTTCGTGGAGCCAAAGTTCATGATCGGTATCTTCGCTGCGATGCTGGCAGAGCGGCGCATCATCTTCGTGAGTCGACGGCTGGACATACTGTCCTCATGCGTGCAGGCCGCGAACGCGTTCCTCTATCCGATGGTCTGGCAGCACATTTTCATCCCGGTGCTACCGATGCAGATGGTAGACATCCTCGGTGCCCCGATGCCATTCCTGATCGGCGTACCGGAAGCGGTCTACGAGACACTGCGCCGCGAGGAAATCGGTGACGTCGTCATACTAAACTGTGATAAACGAACGCTGGAAACACCGTTCGACGATGTGAAAAGCATGCCCCCGGAGCTGGTTGCCTCGCTCAAGAAGCAGCTCTCCAACCCCGCCGATCATCGGGGCGATCGGGTTTCAAAGATATTTCTAG GTATTCTAGTGCAATTAATCGGTGGCTATCGGGATGCGGTCAAGTTtaatgataaaattaccttcgaTCCGGATACCTTCATCGAGTCTCGGCCCTCGCATTTACGGGCGTTTCTATCGAACATGCTACAGCTACAGATCTTCCAACAG TTTATTGAGGAGCGGTTAGATATGCTGAACACAGGCCAAGGCTTTTCAGACGAGTTTGAGGTGGAGTACTTCCGGTACGCGGAAAAGTCCGGCCGAAAGGTGAAACAGTACAAGGACCTGTTGAAGAACTTCAAGGACAAG ACTAATCCTGCTGTACGGTCTGCGGTGAAATCG GTAAAAGAAGGTGGCAAGGGTGTCAAGACGGCGTACAAGGGACTGCGGTCCAAGTTTCGCGagacaacaccaccaaaaacgaagCTCGATAGCCATAGTAGTATGCATCTGCACCACGGATATGATGTCGGTGGTCACCATCAATCGGCACCAAACTCGCCAGTGTTCAACAAACGGCCACAAACGATTGCCCTAGCGGACGATGTCTATCATACGCATCATCCGCACCAAACGCTCACACCTTCCTCCACCTCCCTGTACAACTCGCCACACATTATGTTGGGCAGTCAGCATCACCAGTTGGGTCGCTCGGTAGCGCAGAGCAATGGCGGCGCTGCTGGAAGCAGTAGTATGAGCTCTGGCTACCACACGgtcaccggtggtgctggtggtggcagcagcagtagcagtcacATGAACAACAATCTTAGCTATGGCAACGGTGGTAGCaataccagcaccaccatcaacaataACACCAGCACAACACTGGCAAGTAGCAGCGCGAGCGACATCCGCAGTCCGACACTGAGCCCCACGAGCTCAAACTCGTCGTCGGAGATGAACCTCTGGCAGGAGATGCAGCATCATCTGACGCTGTTCAAATCCCCGGCCGTCAATCGGAAT CTCAAACCGTCGCTTAGTGGAGATGGTAGTAGTCCCGGTAGCCGACCATCATCTCGTGCGGGAGCACCGGCGGTCAGTCCTCCGGGTAGCACCAATCACACTCATTCGGCACTGCCACGAATACAGGAATCTTCTCATCAAGCGCCATCGCAGCCATTACTGAGTCTCGATCTGGAGCAGCGTGGAGGAGTTGGAGGATCATCGCGACATCAAAACGTTCGCAACAACAATGGCAGTAGCAGCGCGTACTATCACGagaataatgatgatgatgatgatgatgatgatgatgggcaagCAAATTTTGATCTCTCACCGGATGCACCGTGTCCACCGATACCACCGCGGCGTTTCCAGTCGGCGGCTGACGCCCTTGCCGCCATTCAAATATCACCACCCCCCATGTCGCCACCGTCGACCTCCTCGTCCTGCTCGTCACCCTATCGTACCTATAACAACTTCATACCTCCCCTACCAAGGCCAAAGTCATCCTCTACGTCCGCCAGTTACGGTGCGACGACTACACCGACGGTGGTGTCCTCGTCAAGGGTCGATCAGACACCTTCACTACCGtcgcctcctccaccaccaccgttgaaAGCGACGGAGGAGCGCCGTGAGCTACCGTCGCTGCTGGACGCTGACGAGGACCAGCTAATTACAATCACGACGACTACGAACGGTGATAGTCAGTTGGGTGCAGGATCGCTAACCaatgccgtcgccgccgctgccaacACAACTACTACGAGCATGTCGATGACGTTTGTCCAGTCCCAGGACAAACCGGGGACCGGTGTTGGCGGCCTACTGGGGGCGAACAGCAACCACCATATACTGCCACCACTAGTGCAGGGACCAACGGTACCATCCGCGAAaccgccgctgctgcacgCCTATACCTTGCCACATCCACCTAAGGTGCAAGCGCCGCAGCCACCGCAACGGCCACCGCTTGCACCGAAGCCCACCTTCCGCAAAGAG ACACGGGTCAAGATCGAGCGCAAGCTGAGTATGCAGTCGGTGGCGAACCAGGACGTTTGA